A section of the Streptomyces sp. SCL15-4 genome encodes:
- a CDS encoding methylmalonyl-CoA mutase, with protein MARESESGLPIEPVYGPADLAGWDPERKLGEPGAYPFTRGVYPTMYTGRPWTVRQYAGFGTAAESNARYRQLIAHGTTGLSVAFDLPTQMGHDSDAPLAHGEVGRVGVAVDSVEDMRVLFDGIPLDRVSTSMTINAPAALLLLLYQLVAEERGIGADRLTGTVQNDVLKEYIARGTYIFPPRPSLRLTADIFRYCASEIPKWNTISVSGYHMAEAGASPAQEIAFTLADGIEYVRTAVAAGMEVDAFAPRLSFFFVARTTLLEEVAKFRAARRIWARVMREEFGARDPRSWMLRFHTQTAGVQLTAQQPEVNLVRVAVQALAAVFGGTQSLHTNSFDEAIALPTEKSARLALRTQQVLAHETDVPATVDPFAGSYAVERMTDDLEEAALDLMRRVEDVGGAVAAIEQGLQKAEIERNAYRIARETESGERVVVGVNRFRLDEEEPYASLRLDPAIEARQAERLARLRAGRDRRAVAAALAALRKAAEGKEREANVLYPMKEALRARATVGEVCGTLREVWGSHVPSDAF; from the coding sequence ATGGCACGTGAGTCGGAATCGGGTCTGCCCATCGAGCCGGTCTACGGGCCGGCCGACCTGGCCGGCTGGGACCCGGAACGGAAACTGGGCGAACCGGGCGCGTACCCGTTCACCCGGGGCGTGTACCCGACCATGTACACCGGCCGCCCCTGGACCGTGCGCCAGTACGCCGGTTTCGGCACGGCGGCCGAGTCCAACGCCCGCTACCGGCAGCTCATCGCCCACGGCACCACGGGCCTGTCCGTCGCCTTCGACCTGCCCACCCAGATGGGCCACGACTCCGACGCGCCCCTGGCGCACGGCGAGGTCGGCAGGGTGGGCGTGGCCGTCGACTCGGTGGAGGACATGCGGGTGCTGTTCGACGGCATCCCGCTGGACCGGGTCTCCACCTCCATGACGATCAACGCCCCGGCGGCCCTGCTGCTGCTCCTCTACCAACTGGTCGCCGAGGAGCGGGGCATCGGCGCGGACCGGCTCACCGGCACGGTCCAGAACGACGTGCTGAAGGAGTACATCGCGCGCGGCACGTACATCTTCCCGCCCCGGCCGTCCCTGCGGCTGACGGCCGACATCTTCCGCTACTGCGCGAGCGAGATCCCGAAGTGGAACACGATCTCGGTCTCCGGCTACCACATGGCCGAGGCCGGCGCGTCCCCCGCGCAGGAGATCGCCTTCACGCTCGCCGACGGCATCGAGTACGTCCGTACGGCGGTGGCGGCCGGCATGGAGGTGGACGCCTTCGCGCCCCGCCTGTCCTTCTTCTTCGTGGCCCGTACGACGCTGCTGGAGGAGGTCGCCAAGTTCCGCGCGGCGCGCCGGATCTGGGCGCGGGTGATGCGCGAGGAGTTCGGCGCGCGCGACCCCCGGTCGTGGATGCTGCGTTTCCACACCCAGACGGCCGGGGTCCAGCTGACGGCCCAGCAGCCGGAGGTGAACCTGGTCCGGGTCGCCGTCCAGGCCCTGGCGGCCGTGTTCGGCGGCACCCAGTCCCTGCACACCAACTCCTTCGACGAGGCGATCGCGCTGCCCACGGAGAAGAGCGCGCGCCTCGCGCTGCGCACCCAGCAGGTGCTGGCCCACGAGACGGACGTGCCGGCGACGGTGGACCCCTTCGCGGGCTCCTACGCGGTGGAGCGGATGACGGACGACCTGGAGGAGGCCGCGCTGGACCTGATGCGGAGGGTGGAGGACGTCGGCGGCGCGGTCGCGGCGATCGAACAGGGCCTGCAGAAGGCCGAGATCGAGCGGAACGCGTACCGGATCGCGCGCGAGACCGAGTCCGGCGAGCGGGTGGTCGTCGGCGTCAACCGGTTCCGGCTCGACGAGGAGGAGCCGTACGCGTCCCTGCGGCTGGACCCGGCGATCGAGGCCCGGCAGGCCGAGCGCCTGGCCCGGCTGCGGGCCGGACGGGACCGGCGGGCGGTGGCGGCGGCGCTGGCCGCGCTGCGGAAGGCGGCCGAGGGGAAGGAGAGGGAGGCCAACGTCCTGTACCCGATGAAGGAGGCGCTGCGGGCCCGGGCGACGGTGGGGGAGGTGTGCGGGACGCTGCGGGAGGTCTGGGGCAGCCACGTACCGTCGGACGCGTTCTGA
- a CDS encoding L,D-transpeptidase family protein, giving the protein MRITGRPATLFASAAAVTALAALCGCTVQPQSPDGKRGQPVRVELPSGPAPAPTGMAGTRPAAPAPRATTPAPVPRAARATPAPKAPPAPPARVLWARGDSGPAVRELQARLRQVAWLSAGPTGTYGPQTERAVMGFQNKRGLPPTGRLDTVTWQRLLAMTHQPTRQELYVRSGQPAAAPDARCRTGRVLCIDKTSRTLRWMIDGRTVDTLSVRFGTQYTPTREGVFKVYWKSRHHVSTLYHSAMPYAMFFSGGQAVHYSADFAARGYAGGSHGCVNVRDEAGIARLFAQVKVGDKVVVSR; this is encoded by the coding sequence ATGAGGATTACGGGGAGACCCGCCACCCTGTTCGCGTCGGCCGCCGCCGTCACCGCGCTCGCCGCCCTGTGCGGCTGCACGGTGCAGCCGCAGAGCCCCGACGGCAAGCGCGGCCAGCCGGTGCGCGTCGAGCTGCCCTCCGGCCCCGCTCCCGCGCCCACCGGGATGGCGGGCACCAGACCCGCCGCACCGGCCCCGCGGGCCACCACGCCCGCACCCGTCCCCCGCGCCGCCCGGGCCACCCCCGCGCCCAAGGCACCGCCCGCGCCCCCGGCCCGCGTGCTGTGGGCGCGCGGGGACAGCGGGCCGGCCGTGCGGGAACTCCAGGCGCGGCTGCGCCAGGTGGCCTGGCTGTCCGCCGGGCCGACGGGGACGTACGGCCCGCAGACCGAGCGGGCCGTCATGGGCTTCCAGAACAAGCGCGGGCTGCCGCCGACCGGGAGGCTGGACACCGTCACCTGGCAGCGGCTGCTCGCCATGACGCACCAGCCGACCCGCCAGGAGCTGTATGTGAGGAGCGGTCAGCCGGCCGCCGCGCCCGACGCGCGCTGCCGGACCGGCCGGGTGCTGTGCATCGACAAGACCAGCCGGACGCTGCGCTGGATGATCGACGGGCGCACGGTCGACACGCTGTCCGTCCGGTTCGGCACGCAGTACACGCCCACCCGGGAAGGTGTGTTCAAGGTCTACTGGAAGTCACGGCACCATGTGTCGACGCTCTACCACTCCGCGATGCCGTACGCGATGTTCTTCAGCGGCGGCCAGGCGGTGCACTACTCCGCCGACTTCGCGGCGCGCGGCTACGCGGGCGGTTCGCACGGCTGCGTCAACGTGCGGGACGAGGCGGGGATCGCGCGGCTGTTCGCCCAGGTGAAGGTCGGCGACAAGGTCGTCGTGTCCCGGTGA
- a CDS encoding RNA polymerase sigma factor produces the protein MLGDDAELTAAVRAAQGGDETAFRTMYRAVHPRLLGYVRTLVGDPDAEDVASEAWLQIARDLDRFSGDADRFRGWAARIARNRALDHIRMRGRRPAIGGDETELTGRPAESDTAGEAIEALSTDRTLSLIARLPQDQAEAVVLRVVVGLDAKTAAETLGKRAGAVRTAAHRGLKRLAELIGADPESAGGLDALPPQREPRRGAVTSATVTHTRARTQKDM, from the coding sequence GTGCTCGGGGACGACGCGGAGCTGACCGCCGCGGTGCGCGCGGCGCAGGGCGGGGACGAGACCGCGTTCCGCACGATGTACCGCGCGGTGCATCCCCGGCTGCTCGGATACGTCCGCACCCTCGTCGGCGACCCGGACGCCGAGGACGTCGCCTCCGAGGCGTGGCTCCAGATAGCCCGCGACCTCGACCGCTTCAGCGGCGACGCGGACCGGTTCCGCGGCTGGGCCGCCCGGATCGCCCGCAACCGCGCCCTGGACCACATCCGCATGCGCGGCCGGCGGCCCGCCATAGGCGGCGACGAGACCGAGCTGACCGGCCGGCCCGCCGAGTCCGACACCGCCGGCGAGGCCATCGAGGCCCTGTCCACCGACCGCACCCTGTCCCTGATCGCCCGGCTTCCGCAGGACCAGGCCGAGGCGGTCGTCCTGCGCGTGGTGGTCGGCCTGGACGCCAAGACCGCCGCCGAGACGCTCGGCAAACGCGCGGGAGCCGTCCGCACCGCCGCGCACCGCGGCCTGAAACGGCTCGCCGAGCTGATCGGCGCGGATCCGGAATCGGCCGGCGGACTCGACGCCCTCCCGCCACAGCGAGAACCGCGCCGCGGCGCGGTGACGTCCGCAACTGTGACGCATACGCGTGCGCGGACGCAGAAGGACATGTGA
- a CDS encoding RNA polymerase sigma factor, which yields MGQGGVPRRPQPRDGELGAAVARAQDGDETAFAVAYRIVHPGLLGYLRGLVGEEAEDVASEAWLEIARDLGRFRGDGAGFRGWTATIARHRALDHLRRQRSRPRPAPLEQDALDLPGRHSTHDQALEALSTARALELVRALPRDQAEAVLLRVVVGLDGPAAARVLGKRPGAVRTAAYRGLRRLARGLAADGPRDTGRGYGPEDGDGHG from the coding sequence TTGGGCCAGGGAGGGGTACCCCGCCGCCCGCAGCCGCGGGACGGGGAGCTGGGCGCGGCCGTCGCGCGGGCCCAGGACGGTGACGAGACCGCCTTCGCGGTGGCCTACCGCATCGTGCACCCGGGACTGCTGGGTTATCTGCGGGGCCTGGTCGGCGAGGAGGCGGAGGACGTCGCCTCCGAGGCCTGGCTGGAGATAGCCCGGGACCTCGGCCGGTTCCGGGGCGACGGGGCCGGTTTCCGCGGCTGGACCGCGACCATCGCCCGGCACCGCGCGCTGGACCACCTGCGCCGGCAGCGGTCCCGGCCCCGGCCCGCGCCGCTGGAGCAGGACGCCCTGGACCTGCCCGGCCGGCACAGCACCCACGACCAGGCCCTGGAGGCGCTGTCCACCGCACGGGCGCTGGAGCTGGTGCGCGCGCTGCCCCGGGACCAGGCCGAGGCGGTGCTGCTGCGGGTGGTCGTCGGACTCGACGGCCCGGCCGCCGCCCGCGTCCTCGGCAAACGTCCCGGCGCCGTGCGCACGGCCGCCTACCGGGGCCTGCGCCGCCTGGCCCGCGGGCTCGCCGCCGACGGCCCGCGGGACACCGGGCGCGGGTACGGGCCGGAGGACGGGGACGGGCATGGCTGA
- a CDS encoding DUF4328 domain-containing protein: MRPGARGPGTRWSTPAWALWLVGLFAARAATGESRHAETADEPHEAVRTMLICDALDIVAAVLALAVVLRLPRMQEHKVRSGEVPFPAPVPG; the protein is encoded by the coding sequence GTGCGCCCTGGGGCGCGCGGACCGGGCACGCGCTGGTCAACGCCTGCGTGGGCGCTGTGGCTCGTCGGCCTCTTCGCGGCCCGGGCCGCGACCGGTGAGTCCCGGCACGCCGAGACGGCGGACGAACCGCACGAGGCCGTGCGGACGATGCTGATCTGTGACGCGCTCGACATCGTGGCCGCCGTCCTCGCCCTCGCGGTGGTGCTCCGCCTGCCCCGGATGCAGGAGCACAAGGTCCGCTCCGGCGAGGTGCCCTTCCCGGCGCCGGTGCCTGGCTGA
- a CDS encoding beta-N-acetylhexosaminidase translates to MTQHRRRRRDPARQVARKRAVTAVVFAGTVALGTGVGVWASADGGGPRAHTARQSSSGEAAGTRTGPTASDSPSAAPSPSPSPSRTYPLSRAPRTIPAVRSHTPARGPGWRPAPGARVVVADPALADEGRLIAGELGLAYAGERNDARAGDVRLSLGGSGNQESYTLTVRGGRVDISGPGEAGVFYGTRTLKQAIRGGGTAPEGVVRDRPAKPVRGFMLDIARKPFTAAWIEDRIRELGDLKFNELGLHFSDDQAFRIESSGHPEIVSADHLTKAQVKEIVALANSRHITVVPEIDSPGHLGAVLAAHPDLVLRNANGVVIRGAIDISKDASARLVDDLLNEYADLFTGGRWHLGGDEYQALTARDPQASYPQLAAAARRAYGPGGTVADLTTGWLDRRAATVRAHGKTVRAWNDGFFRGTSVRPDPKLQVAYWTGKEIGARPPAEYLSAGRQVLNYNDEFLYYVLGQPQTFVYPTGRRIYEQWTPRVLRGTTAVPARYDGQILGGSFAVWCDFPHAQTEAQVAAGIRMPLRATAQKLWDPGSPALSWTEFRKLADRLG, encoded by the coding sequence GTGACCCAGCACAGGCGCAGGCGCCGGGACCCGGCGCGACAGGTGGCACGGAAGCGGGCGGTGACGGCCGTCGTCTTCGCCGGGACGGTCGCGCTCGGCACGGGCGTCGGCGTGTGGGCCTCGGCCGACGGCGGCGGGCCCAGGGCGCACACCGCCCGGCAGTCCTCGTCCGGCGAAGCGGCCGGCACCCGGACCGGCCCCACGGCATCGGACAGCCCGTCGGCGGCTCCGAGCCCGAGCCCGAGCCCGAGCAGGACGTATCCCCTCTCCCGGGCGCCGCGCACGATCCCCGCGGTCCGCTCCCACACCCCGGCGCGCGGCCCCGGCTGGCGCCCCGCGCCCGGTGCGCGGGTGGTGGTGGCCGACCCGGCGCTCGCCGACGAGGGACGGCTCATAGCCGGGGAGCTGGGGCTGGCGTACGCGGGGGAGAGGAACGACGCGCGGGCCGGTGACGTCCGGCTCTCGCTCGGCGGAAGCGGGAACCAGGAGTCGTACACCCTGACCGTCCGGGGCGGGCGGGTCGACATCAGCGGGCCCGGCGAGGCCGGTGTCTTCTACGGCACGCGCACCCTGAAGCAGGCGATCCGCGGCGGCGGTACGGCACCGGAGGGTGTCGTGCGCGACCGGCCGGCCAAGCCGGTGCGCGGGTTCATGCTGGACATCGCGCGCAAACCGTTCACCGCGGCCTGGATCGAGGACCGGATACGCGAGCTGGGGGACTTGAAGTTCAACGAGCTGGGCCTGCACTTCTCCGACGACCAGGCCTTCCGCATCGAGTCCTCCGGCCACCCCGAGATCGTCTCCGCCGACCACCTGACCAAGGCGCAGGTCAAGGAGATCGTGGCGCTCGCGAACAGCCGGCACATCACCGTCGTGCCCGAGATCGACTCTCCGGGACACCTGGGCGCGGTCCTCGCCGCCCATCCCGACCTGGTGCTGCGCAACGCGAACGGCGTGGTGATACGCGGTGCGATCGACATCTCCAAGGACGCCTCGGCCAGGCTCGTCGACGACCTGCTGAACGAGTACGCCGACCTGTTCACCGGCGGCCGGTGGCACCTGGGCGGGGACGAGTACCAGGCGCTGACCGCGCGGGACCCGCAGGCGTCGTATCCGCAGCTGGCCGCCGCCGCACGGCGCGCGTACGGGCCCGGCGGGACCGTCGCCGACCTCACCACCGGCTGGCTCGACCGGCGCGCCGCCACCGTCCGCGCCCACGGCAAGACCGTGCGGGCCTGGAACGACGGCTTCTTCCGGGGCACCTCCGTGCGGCCCGACCCGAAGCTCCAGGTGGCCTACTGGACCGGCAAGGAGATCGGCGCCCGGCCCCCGGCCGAGTACCTGAGCGCCGGCCGCCAGGTGCTCAACTACAACGACGAGTTCCTCTACTACGTGCTCGGCCAGCCGCAGACCTTCGTCTACCCGACCGGACGGCGGATCTACGAGCAGTGGACGCCGCGGGTGCTGCGCGGCACCACCGCCGTGCCCGCCCGCTACGACGGGCAGATCCTCGGCGGGTCGTTCGCGGTGTGGTGCGACTTCCCGCACGCGCAGACCGAGGCCCAGGTCGCCGCCGGGATCCGGATGCCGCTGCGGGCCACCGCGCAGAAGCTGTGGGACCCGGGCAGCCCCGCGCTGTCCTGGACGGAGTTCCGGAAACTGGCGGACCGGCTGGGCTGA
- a CDS encoding 2-oxo-4-hydroxy-4-carboxy-5-ureidoimidazoline decarboxylase: protein MTRGPTLPAHPLPSLPKPLDAFNTAAAGEARALLLHCLHSPRWSDRLTAHRPYPDLDALLAAADEAAYDLSPADLSQALAGESLPELPEGIYSAAHMAWSAAHAAYEARFGHAFVIYLGDVPPDEGLDRILEAIRSRLANDPEEERVTAAEELRRLARGRLRLLLSGTAARTTSPNAPASGK from the coding sequence GTGACGCGAGGACCCACGCTGCCCGCCCATCCCCTGCCCTCCCTCCCCAAGCCGCTCGACGCCTTCAACACCGCCGCCGCCGGCGAGGCCCGCGCTCTGCTCCTGCACTGTCTGCACAGCCCGCGCTGGTCGGACCGGCTCACCGCGCACCGCCCGTACCCCGACCTGGACGCCCTGCTGGCCGCGGCCGACGAGGCGGCGTACGACCTCTCCCCGGCCGACCTGTCGCAGGCCCTGGCCGGCGAGTCCCTGCCCGAGCTGCCGGAGGGCATCTACTCGGCGGCCCACATGGCCTGGAGCGCGGCCCACGCGGCCTACGAGGCCCGGTTCGGCCACGCGTTCGTCATCTACCTGGGCGACGTGCCGCCGGACGAGGGGCTCGACCGCATCCTCGAAGCCATCCGATCACGATTGGCGAACGATCCCGAGGAGGAACGGGTGACGGCGGCGGAGGAACTCCGGCGCCTGGCACGGGGACGGCTGCGGCTCCTGCTCAGCGGCACGGCGGCCCGCACGACCAGCCCAAACGCACCCGCATCCGGCAAATAG
- the sdhC gene encoding succinate dehydrogenase, cytochrome b556 subunit: MPAGTLYRGREGMWSWVAHRVTGVLIFFFLFVHVLDTALVRVSPEDYDKVVATYKTPIVALLEYGLVAAILFHALNGLRVIAVDFWSKGPRYQKQMFWTVMIVWIVLMLGAIYPVLGHAYRVLFGS, from the coding sequence GTGCCGGCTGGAACGCTGTACCGCGGCCGGGAAGGAATGTGGTCCTGGGTGGCTCACCGAGTCACCGGCGTCCTCATTTTCTTCTTCCTGTTCGTTCATGTGCTGGACACCGCTCTCGTGCGTGTCTCCCCCGAGGACTACGACAAGGTCGTAGCCACGTACAAGACGCCGATCGTCGCGCTGCTGGAGTACGGCCTCGTCGCCGCCATCCTCTTCCACGCGCTCAACGGCCTGCGTGTCATCGCCGTCGACTTCTGGTCGAAGGGCCCGCGCTACCAGAAGCAGATGTTCTGGACCGTGATGATCGTCTGGATCGTCCTGATGCTCGGGGCGATCTACCCGGTTCTCGGCCACGCCTACCGAGTCCTCTTTGGGAGCTGA
- a CDS encoding succinate dehydrogenase hydrophobic membrane anchor subunit has protein sequence MSTTETTASGVGPVEGAPVYTVDHPAPLIEAPRKRTKKTPKSTRGNFELAAWLFMRLSGIVLVVLVLGHLLIQLVLDGGVSKIGFAFVAGRWASPFWQVWDLVMLWLAMLHGANGLRTVINDYAERPASRLWLKALLYTATVFTILLGTLVIFTFDPNIR, from the coding sequence ATGTCCACGACTGAAACCACGGCCTCCGGAGTGGGCCCCGTCGAGGGCGCCCCCGTCTACACCGTCGATCATCCGGCCCCGCTGATCGAGGCCCCGCGCAAGCGCACCAAGAAGACCCCGAAGTCGACGCGGGGCAACTTCGAGCTGGCGGCGTGGCTGTTCATGCGCCTGTCCGGCATCGTGCTGGTCGTCCTCGTCCTCGGCCACCTGCTGATCCAGCTGGTGCTGGACGGCGGCGTCTCCAAGATCGGTTTCGCCTTCGTGGCGGGCCGCTGGGCGTCCCCGTTCTGGCAGGTGTGGGACCTGGTCATGCTGTGGCTGGCGATGCTGCACGGCGCCAACGGCCTGCGCACGGTCATCAACGACTACGCCGAGCGGCCGGCCAGCCGGCTGTGGCTGAAGGCTCTGCTCTACACCGCCACGGTGTTCACCATCCTGCTGGGCACGCTGGTGATCTTCACCTTCGACCCGAACATCCGCTAG
- the sdhA gene encoding succinate dehydrogenase flavoprotein subunit, with protein MKIHKYDTVIVGAGGAGMRAAIEATKRSRTAVLTKLYPTRSHTGAAQGGMAAALANVEEDNWEWHTFDTVKGGDYLVDQDAAEILAKEAIDAVLDLEKMGLPFNRTPNGTIDQRRFGGHSRNHGEAPVRRSCYAADRTGHMILQTLYQNCVKEGVEFFNEFYVLDQLITEVDGVKRSAGVVAYELATGEIHVFQAKAVIYASGGTGKFFKVTSNAHTLTGDGQAAVYRRGIPLEDMEFFQFHPTGIWRMGILLTEGARGEGGILRNKDGERFMEKYAPVMKDLASRDVVSRSIYTEIREGRGCGPEGDHVYLDLTHLPPEQLDAKLPDITEFARTYLGIEPYTDPIPIQPTAHYAMGGIPTNVEGEVLADNTTVVPGLYAAGEVACVSVHGANRLGTNSLLDINVFGRRAGIAAAEYSAKADYVELPENPESFVVGQIERLRTSTGNERVATLRRELQETMDANVMVFRTEQTIKTAVEKIAELKERYKNVAIQDKGKRFNTDLLEAIELGNLLDLAEVMAVSALARKESRGGHYREDYPNRDDVNFMRHTMAYREVGADGSETVRLDYKPVVQTRYQPMERKY; from the coding sequence ATGAAGATCCACAAGTACGACACCGTCATCGTCGGCGCCGGCGGCGCGGGCATGCGCGCCGCCATCGAGGCGACGAAGCGCAGCCGCACCGCGGTCCTGACCAAGCTCTACCCCACCCGCTCCCACACGGGCGCCGCGCAGGGCGGCATGGCCGCCGCGCTGGCCAACGTGGAGGAGGACAACTGGGAGTGGCACACCTTCGACACGGTCAAGGGCGGTGACTACCTGGTCGACCAGGACGCCGCCGAGATCCTGGCGAAGGAGGCCATCGACGCCGTCCTCGACCTGGAGAAGATGGGCCTGCCGTTCAACCGGACCCCGAACGGCACCATCGACCAGCGCCGCTTCGGCGGCCACTCCCGCAACCACGGCGAGGCCCCGGTCCGCCGGTCCTGCTACGCCGCGGACCGCACCGGCCACATGATCCTCCAGACGCTGTACCAGAACTGCGTCAAGGAGGGCGTGGAGTTCTTCAACGAGTTCTACGTCCTGGACCAGCTGATCACCGAGGTCGACGGCGTCAAGCGGTCCGCCGGCGTGGTGGCGTACGAGCTGGCCACCGGCGAGATCCACGTCTTCCAGGCGAAGGCCGTGATCTACGCCTCCGGCGGCACCGGCAAGTTCTTCAAGGTGACGTCGAACGCCCACACCCTCACCGGTGACGGCCAGGCGGCGGTCTACCGGCGCGGGATCCCGCTGGAGGACATGGAGTTCTTCCAGTTCCACCCGACCGGCATCTGGCGCATGGGCATCCTGCTCACCGAGGGCGCGCGCGGCGAGGGCGGCATCCTGCGCAACAAGGACGGCGAGCGCTTCATGGAGAAGTACGCTCCCGTCATGAAGGACCTGGCGTCCCGTGACGTCGTGTCCCGCTCCATCTACACGGAGATCCGCGAGGGCCGCGGCTGCGGTCCCGAGGGCGACCACGTGTACCTGGACCTGACCCACCTGCCGCCGGAGCAGCTGGACGCCAAGCTCCCGGACATCACCGAGTTCGCGCGGACCTACCTCGGCATCGAGCCGTACACGGACCCGATCCCGATCCAGCCGACCGCGCACTACGCGATGGGCGGCATCCCGACGAACGTCGAGGGTGAGGTCCTGGCGGACAACACCACCGTCGTCCCGGGTCTGTACGCGGCCGGCGAGGTCGCCTGCGTCTCCGTGCACGGCGCCAACCGCCTCGGCACCAACTCGCTGCTGGACATCAACGTCTTCGGCCGCCGCGCGGGCATCGCCGCCGCCGAGTACTCGGCCAAGGCCGACTACGTCGAGCTGCCGGAGAACCCGGAGTCCTTCGTCGTCGGGCAGATCGAGCGGCTGCGCACCTCCACCGGCAACGAGCGGGTGGCGACCCTGCGCCGCGAGCTGCAGGAGACCATGGACGCCAACGTCATGGTGTTCCGCACCGAGCAGACGATCAAGACGGCGGTCGAGAAGATCGCCGAGCTGAAGGAGCGCTACAAGAACGTGGCGATCCAGGACAAGGGCAAGCGTTTCAACACGGACCTCCTTGAGGCGATCGAGCTGGGCAACCTGCTCGACCTGGCCGAGGTCATGGCCGTCTCGGCCCTCGCCCGCAAGGAGTCCCGCGGCGGTCACTACCGCGAGGACTACCCGAACCGCGACGACGTCAACTTCATGCGCCACACCATGGCGTACCGCGAGGTCGGCGCCGACGGCTCGGAAACCGTCCGTCTCGACTACAAGCCGGTCGTCCAGACCCGCTACCAGCCGATGGAGCGTAAGTACTGA
- a CDS encoding succinate dehydrogenase iron-sulfur subunit, whose product MATPVLDKADAAGRPEPGFADSPYITVTFRVRRFNPEVSAEATWEDFQLEIDPKERVLDGLHKIKWDIDGSLTFRRSCAHGICGSDAMRINGKNRLACKTLIKDINPEKPITVEPIKGLTVLKDLVVDMEPFFQAYRDVMPFLVTKETNEPTRERLQSAEDRERFDDTTKCILCAACTSSCPVFWNDGQYFGPAAIVNAHRFIFDSRDEAGEQRLEILNDRDGVWRCRTTFNCTDACPRGIEVTKAIQEVKRALITRRY is encoded by the coding sequence ATGGCTACCCCTGTTCTGGACAAGGCGGACGCGGCCGGCCGGCCCGAGCCCGGCTTCGCCGACTCCCCCTACATCACGGTCACCTTCCGCGTCCGCCGGTTCAACCCGGAGGTCTCGGCCGAGGCCACCTGGGAAGACTTCCAGCTGGAGATCGACCCCAAGGAGCGGGTCCTCGACGGTCTGCACAAGATCAAGTGGGACATCGACGGCAGCCTCACCTTCCGCCGCTCGTGCGCGCACGGCATCTGCGGCTCGGACGCGATGCGGATCAACGGCAAGAACCGCCTTGCCTGCAAGACGCTGATCAAGGACATCAACCCCGAGAAGCCGATCACGGTCGAGCCCATCAAGGGCCTGACGGTCCTGAAGGACCTGGTCGTCGACATGGAGCCGTTCTTCCAGGCGTACCGGGACGTCATGCCGTTCCTGGTCACCAAGGAGACGAACGAGCCGACCCGTGAGCGCCTGCAGTCCGCCGAGGACCGCGAGCGCTTCGACGACACGACGAAGTGCATCCTCTGCGCCGCCTGCACCTCCTCCTGCCCGGTGTTCTGGAACGACGGCCAGTACTTCGGTCCGGCCGCGATCGTGAACGCGCACCGCTTCATCTTCGACAGCCGTGACGAGGCGGGCGAGCAGCGCCTGGAGATCCTGAACGACCGCGATGGCGTGTGGCGCTGCCGCACGACCTTCAACTGCACGGACGCCTGCCCGCGCGGTATCGAGGTCACGAAGGCCATCCAGGAAGTGAAGCGCGCCCTGATCACGCGCCGCTACTGA
- a CDS encoding VOC family protein: MSDEESYELLGFDNVLLPVGDLGEAVAFYERAGFTVGFRLDEAGIAVLRVGAETPGILLRAEEGLGHRSPHWPSPRVWLEVPDARVAARELAAAGIPPLDEIGQGATGWTVEIADPWGNVLGFTDYTKRPSLARRA, translated from the coding sequence ATGTCAGACGAAGAGTCGTACGAACTGCTCGGGTTCGACAACGTGCTGCTCCCCGTCGGCGACCTCGGCGAGGCCGTCGCCTTCTACGAGCGGGCCGGGTTCACCGTGGGCTTCCGGCTGGACGAGGCCGGGATCGCGGTGCTGAGGGTCGGCGCGGAGACGCCCGGCATCCTGTTGCGCGCCGAGGAGGGGCTGGGACACCGGTCGCCGCACTGGCCCTCGCCGCGGGTCTGGCTGGAGGTGCCGGACGCGCGGGTCGCGGCGCGGGAGCTGGCCGCCGCCGGGATCCCGCCGCTGGACGAGATCGGCCAGGGCGCCACCGGCTGGACCGTGGAGATCGCCGATCCCTGGGGCAACGTCCTGGGCTTCACGGACTACACCAAGCGTCCCTCCCTGGCCCGCCGCGCCTGA